A window from Apteryx mantelli isolate bAptMan1 chromosome 15, bAptMan1.hap1, whole genome shotgun sequence encodes these proteins:
- the RCN2 gene encoding reticulocalbin-2 isoform X1, with amino-acid sequence MRRAAPPLLALGLALALALVAPGAAGGQHRADYDREALLGGQEEAEEYARLSPEEQQRRLSAIVKKIDRDSDGLLTNDELSSWIQQSFKHYVTQEAKQHFSDYDKDGDGLVSWKEYNIQMYDRVIDFDENTVLEDQEEESFRQLHLKEKKRFEKANRDDVPDLNVDEFVAFEHPEEAEYMTDFVIQEALEEHDKDGDGFVSLEEFLGDYRRDPTAREDPEWILVEKDRFVNDYDKDNDGRLNPQELLSWIVPNNQGIAQEEALHLIEEMDLNDDKKLSEAEILKNQDLFLNSEATDYGRQLHDEHFYHEEL; translated from the exons atgcggcgggcggcgccgccgctgctggcgctgggcctggcgctggcgctggccctggtggcgccgggcgcggcgggcggccagCACCGCGCCGACTACGACCGGGAGGCGCTGCTCGGCGGCCAG GAGGAGGCCGAGGAGTACGCGCGGCTGAGCCCGGAggagcagcagcgcaggctgAGCGCCATCGTGAAGAAAATCGACAGGGACTCGGACGGGCTCCTCACCAACG ATGAGCTGAGCTCCTGGATCCAGCAGTCTTTTAAGCATTATGTTACACAAGAAGCTAAGCAACACTTTAGTGATTATGACAAAGATGGTGATGGATTAGTGTCTTGGAAAGAGTATAATATACAAATGTACGATCGTGTAATTGATTTTGATGAGAACACTGTCCTGGAGGATCAAGAAGAAGAATCATTTCGACAG cttcatttaaaggagaaaaagcgTTTTGAAAAAGCTAATAGAGATGATGTTCCTGATCTAAATGTGGATGAATTTGTTGCTTTTGAGCATCCTGAAGAAGCGGAGTACATGACG GACTTTGTCATTCAGGAGGCTTTAGAAGAACATGATAAAGATGGTGATGGATTTGTTAGCCTGGAAGAATTCCTTGGTGATTACAGAAGAGACCcaa CTGCAAGGGAAGATCCAGAATGGATACTTGTTGAGAAGGATCGATTTGTGAATGACTATGACAAGGATAACGATGGGAGACTCAACCCTCAAGAGCTTTTGTCTTGGATAGTACCAAATAATCAGGGTATTGCACAGGAGGAG gctCTTCACCTTATTGAAGAAATGGATTTGAATGATGATAAAAAGCTTTCTGAAGCAGAAATTCTGAAGAACCAGGATTTGTTTCTTAACAGTGAAGCAACAGATTATGGCAGGCAGCTTCATGATGAACATTTCTACCATGAAGAACTTtag
- the RCN2 gene encoding reticulocalbin-2 isoform X2: MRRAAPPLLALGLALALALVAPGAAGGQHRADYDREALLGGQEEAEEYARLSPEEQQRRLSAIVKKIDRDSDGLLTNDELSSWIQQSFKHYVTQEAKQHFSDYDKDGDGLVSWKEYNIQMYDRVIDFDENTVLEDQEEESFRQEKKRFEKANRDDVPDLNVDEFVAFEHPEEAEYMTDFVIQEALEEHDKDGDGFVSLEEFLGDYRRDPTAREDPEWILVEKDRFVNDYDKDNDGRLNPQELLSWIVPNNQGIAQEEALHLIEEMDLNDDKKLSEAEILKNQDLFLNSEATDYGRQLHDEHFYHEEL, translated from the exons atgcggcgggcggcgccgccgctgctggcgctgggcctggcgctggcgctggccctggtggcgccgggcgcggcgggcggccagCACCGCGCCGACTACGACCGGGAGGCGCTGCTCGGCGGCCAG GAGGAGGCCGAGGAGTACGCGCGGCTGAGCCCGGAggagcagcagcgcaggctgAGCGCCATCGTGAAGAAAATCGACAGGGACTCGGACGGGCTCCTCACCAACG ATGAGCTGAGCTCCTGGATCCAGCAGTCTTTTAAGCATTATGTTACACAAGAAGCTAAGCAACACTTTAGTGATTATGACAAAGATGGTGATGGATTAGTGTCTTGGAAAGAGTATAATATACAAATGTACGATCGTGTAATTGATTTTGATGAGAACACTGTCCTGGAGGATCAAGAAGAAGAATCATTTCGACAG gagaaaaagcgTTTTGAAAAAGCTAATAGAGATGATGTTCCTGATCTAAATGTGGATGAATTTGTTGCTTTTGAGCATCCTGAAGAAGCGGAGTACATGACG GACTTTGTCATTCAGGAGGCTTTAGAAGAACATGATAAAGATGGTGATGGATTTGTTAGCCTGGAAGAATTCCTTGGTGATTACAGAAGAGACCcaa CTGCAAGGGAAGATCCAGAATGGATACTTGTTGAGAAGGATCGATTTGTGAATGACTATGACAAGGATAACGATGGGAGACTCAACCCTCAAGAGCTTTTGTCTTGGATAGTACCAAATAATCAGGGTATTGCACAGGAGGAG gctCTTCACCTTATTGAAGAAATGGATTTGAATGATGATAAAAAGCTTTCTGAAGCAGAAATTCTGAAGAACCAGGATTTGTTTCTTAACAGTGAAGCAACAGATTATGGCAGGCAGCTTCATGATGAACATTTCTACCATGAAGAACTTtag